The DNA segment CTATTCCGGTAGCTGCCGTTGTTACGGCTTTATGGTTAAAGTAGAAAGAAACGAGAGAGGATTTGATGAGACATGGACTATATTGGAGGGCTTACAGCCTGGATTGCTGCGAATTTACAGGGCGTACTGCTGTTTATGACGGCAATGATCTGTTTGGCACTTATTGTTTTTATCAATATTAATATCAAGCTTTCCCGGATGAACAGACGGTATCGTAAATTGATGCAGGGGGTGGAAGGGGCCAATCTGGAAAAACTTTTACTCACCCATATTGAAGAGGTGCGGGACGCTGTAAAGCGGGTGGACAGTCTTTCGGCTTCCTGCCGCAACCTGGAAGGCATAACCCGAAATTGTGTACAAAAAGTCGGGATTGTCCGGTTTAACGCTTTCGAAGATACCGGCAGTGACCTTAGCTTTGCTATTGCCCTGCTGGATGCCCAGAATAATGGTGTTGTTATATCCAATATATTCGGGCGCAATGAGTCGCGAACTTATGCTAAACCCATCGTCAACTGCCAGTCTCAGTATTTTTTAACCGAGGAAGAAAAAGCAGCCTTGGAACAGGCATGGAAAAAATAACCTTAAAATTTATTTCTTTGCAGGAATTTGGAGTTTAAGAGAGAATACATTTTTACGATATAGCTTCGGATAGTAAAACCGGATAATCCCGGCTAACGCCACGGCGGCAGTAACGGAGCTAGCCGCCGGGTATATTTATGTCTGTCGGGTTGTTTCCGCTTTTTTAACAGAAAAGAAAGGAGTGTATTTATTGACAAAGCAAGCGAAGAAGCCTGATCGGCGAGAATACACGTTTATGCTTGTACCTCATCATGGACAGGCAGGCGTGCGCAGCATCCATGTGCCTATCCTGGCAATTAAATGCCTGGCCGCTGCCTTATGCCTGCTGGTTGTTGTGGTTATCGGCGGTGTCGTCAGCTATCGCCACACGGCAGTTACGGCCGGCATGGAAAAGGCTGAACTGGAAAAGTTAAAACAAGTGAATGGTTCCCAGGTCAAGCAGATTGAGGATTTAGCCAAGTCAACGGCTGCGTTGGAGCAAGACATGGAAAGACTCAATACGCTTGACGCGGAAATCCGCCATATCGTAAATGAAAATGATAACGGCAGCACTTCCCGCGCCGGCGTGACCCGTATGACACCCGGATCAGCCCAATATACCGGCCAGGGCGGTCCCAATCCTCCTTCTTTGGAAGAAATGGGACAAACACTGGAAGATTTAAAGAAAAATATGGCGGTCCGGGAGCAGAGTCTGGTGGCTCTGAAAGAAGAGCTGCTGGCAAAACAGGCCAGAGCAGCGGTGACGCCATCCATTTGGCCTGCCAGCGGTCAGGTGACTTCCCGCTTTGGCTATCGCAGTTCACCCTGGGGCCGGGGCAGTGATTACCATCCGGGGATTGATATTGCCAGCGATTACGGGACGCCGATTGTGGCTACGGCTGACGGTACAGTGGTGCATAGTGATTGGTCAAGCGGCTATGGTAAGCTGGTTGAAGTCGATCACGGCAACGGGATTGTTACCTTGTACGGACATTGTTCACAGCTTCTGGTAAAAAGCGGGGATTACGTGAAAAAGGGCCAGGTGGTTGCCTACATGGGCAGTACCGGCTTAAGTACCGGGACCCATGTGCATTATGAAGTTCGTGTGAACGGCACGGCAGTAAACCCCGATAAATTTTTATAACAGGTGACGTCTTTTGGATATAGACTTAGGACAGGCACCGTGCGGGAGAGATGAACATGTTTGGTAGCAAAAAATCATTGGGAATCGAACAGCAGGTAGAGACCATTATTGGCAGAGAAACTTCGATCAAGGGAACGGTGACGGCTAATGCCGGCATACGGATTGACGGCAGGCTGGAAGGGGATGTGGTTTCCTTTGGCGATGTGGTGATTGGTGAAAACGGCTGCATCACAGGGCAAATTAAAGCGCGCAATGCCGTCATTGCCGGAGCCGTTCAGGGTAATATTGAGATACAGGAAAAGCTGGAGCTGCTGCCTACGGCTAAACTAAACGGCGATATAAAGGTAAGTGTGTTAATGATTGCCGAGGGAGCTACCTTTAAGGGAGCCTGCGAGATGCGCTATGAAAGCCTGCAGGGTCAGGGAGAAGCTGCCGCCACTAGCACTAAGAACGGTAAGAAATAAATAAAAGCACGGTAGCCGCCGAGGGTTA comes from the Propionispora hippei DSM 15287 genome and includes:
- a CDS encoding DUF4446 family protein — encoded protein: MDYIGGLTAWIAANLQGVLLFMTAMICLALIVFININIKLSRMNRRYRKLMQGVEGANLEKLLLTHIEEVRDAVKRVDSLSASCRNLEGITRNCVQKVGIVRFNAFEDTGSDLSFAIALLDAQNNGVVISNIFGRNESRTYAKPIVNCQSQYFLTEEEKAALEQAWKK
- a CDS encoding M23 family metallopeptidase, with protein sequence MYLLTKQAKKPDRREYTFMLVPHHGQAGVRSIHVPILAIKCLAAALCLLVVVVIGGVVSYRHTAVTAGMEKAELEKLKQVNGSQVKQIEDLAKSTAALEQDMERLNTLDAEIRHIVNENDNGSTSRAGVTRMTPGSAQYTGQGGPNPPSLEEMGQTLEDLKKNMAVREQSLVALKEELLAKQARAAVTPSIWPASGQVTSRFGYRSSPWGRGSDYHPGIDIASDYGTPIVATADGTVVHSDWSSGYGKLVEVDHGNGIVTLYGHCSQLLVKSGDYVKKGQVVAYMGSTGLSTGTHVHYEVRVNGTAVNPDKFL
- a CDS encoding bactofilin family protein, which gives rise to MFGSKKSLGIEQQVETIIGRETSIKGTVTANAGIRIDGRLEGDVVSFGDVVIGENGCITGQIKARNAVIAGAVQGNIEIQEKLELLPTAKLNGDIKVSVLMIAEGATFKGACEMRYESLQGQGEAAATSTKNGKK